In Streptomyces sp. NBC_00414, a single window of DNA contains:
- a CDS encoding SseB family protein, translating to MVNKNIPDPGFSDDDGSADPRLSAALAAWAGNRSAHGPVLAALRDARLLVPVVAMLGEVEEDENGLRREKTSDMAVPTLKAGDRTALPAFTSTESLARWDPAARPVAVPLHQALQAAAHEKADTVVLDLAGPVAYELTGPALLALAEGRTTTDPLADPAVIAAVRAAVAAEPPVLRAHLGPGQADGTLALVLDPSADPARAAQAVARRLAADETLRARLVRGLDLAVLPAEATPPGEPLYVRR from the coding sequence GTGGTTAACAAGAACATCCCCGACCCCGGTTTCTCCGACGACGACGGCTCCGCCGACCCCCGGCTGAGCGCGGCGCTCGCCGCCTGGGCCGGGAACCGGTCCGCGCACGGCCCCGTCCTCGCGGCCCTCAGGGACGCGCGGCTCCTCGTGCCCGTCGTCGCCATGCTGGGCGAGGTCGAGGAGGACGAGAACGGGCTGCGGCGCGAGAAGACCAGCGACATGGCCGTCCCCACCCTCAAGGCCGGCGACCGCACCGCGCTGCCCGCCTTCACCTCCACCGAGTCGCTGGCCCGCTGGGACCCGGCGGCCCGCCCCGTCGCCGTACCCCTGCACCAGGCACTCCAGGCCGCCGCGCACGAGAAGGCCGACACGGTCGTCCTCGACCTGGCGGGGCCGGTCGCGTACGAGCTGACCGGCCCGGCCCTGCTGGCGCTCGCCGAGGGGCGTACGACGACGGACCCGCTGGCCGACCCCGCCGTGATCGCGGCGGTACGCGCCGCGGTCGCCGCCGAGCCCCCGGTGCTCCGCGCCCACCTGGGCCCCGGGCAGGCCGACGGCACCCTGGCCCTCGTACTGGACCCGTCCGCCGATCCGGCGCGGGCGGCTCAGGCCGTCGCCCGGCGGCTCGCGGCCGACGAGACACTGCGGGCCCGCCTGGTGCGCGGCCTCGACCTGGCAGTTCTGCCGGCCGAGGCGACGCCACCGGGCGAGCCCCTGTACGTACGTCGGTGA
- a CDS encoding DUF1844 domain-containing protein produces MSDTPPQTPGFDDMTRDIAEVPAVEVLVTVAVNLMSAAAVKLGLSEEGDKYKDLDEARKLVHALAGLLDASTTEISSFHAAPLRDGLKSLQLAFREASLVPDEPGQGPGEKYTGPVYG; encoded by the coding sequence ATGAGTGACACCCCTCCCCAGACCCCCGGTTTCGACGACATGACCCGCGACATCGCCGAGGTCCCCGCGGTCGAGGTCCTGGTCACGGTCGCCGTGAACCTGATGAGCGCCGCCGCCGTGAAGCTCGGCCTGAGCGAGGAGGGCGACAAGTACAAGGACCTCGACGAGGCCCGCAAGCTGGTCCACGCGCTGGCCGGGCTGCTCGACGCGAGCACGACCGAGATCAGCTCCTTCCACGCGGCACCGCTGCGCGACGGCCTGAAGTCGCTGCAGCTGGCGTTCCGCGAGGCGTCGCTCGTCCCGGACGAGCCGGGCCAGGGCCCGGGCGAGAAGTACACGGGCCCGGTCTACGGCTGA
- the rpmI gene encoding 50S ribosomal protein L35: MPKNKSHSGASKRFKITGSGKVLRERAGKRHLLEHKSSRVTRRLTGTAEMAPGDAKKIKKLLGK; the protein is encoded by the coding sequence ATGCCGAAGAACAAGTCGCACAGCGGTGCCAGCAAGCGCTTCAAGATCACCGGCTCCGGCAAGGTGCTCCGCGAGCGCGCCGGCAAGCGCCACCTGCTTGAGCACAAGTCGTCGCGCGTGACGCGCCGCCTCACCGGCACCGCCGAGATGGCCCCGGGCGACGCCAAGAAGATCAAGAAGCTTCTCGGCAAGTGA
- the rplT gene encoding 50S ribosomal protein L20, producing MARVKRAVNAHKKRRAILEAASGYRGQRSRLYRKAKEQVTHSLVYNYNDRKKRKGDFRRLWIQRINAAARQNGMTYNRLIQGLNAANIEVDRKILAELAVNDANAFAALVEVAQKALPSDVNAPKAA from the coding sequence GTGGCACGCGTCAAGCGGGCAGTCAACGCCCACAAGAAGCGCCGGGCGATCCTCGAAGCCGCCAGCGGCTACCGCGGTCAGCGTTCGCGTCTGTACCGCAAGGCCAAGGAGCAGGTCACCCACTCCCTGGTCTACAACTACAACGACCGCAAGAAGCGCAAGGGCGACTTCCGTCGGCTGTGGATCCAGCGCATCAACGCTGCGGCCCGCCAGAACGGCATGACGTACAACCGCCTCATCCAGGGTCTGAACGCCGCCAACATCGAGGTGGACCGCAAGATCCTCGCGGAGCTGGCCGTCAACGACGCCAACGCGTTCGCCGCGCTCGTCGAGGTCGCGCAGAAGGCCCTGCCGTCGGACGTCAACGCGCCCAAGGCTGCGTGA
- a CDS encoding TrmH family RNA methyltransferase codes for MSSGPELISPRSQRVSAARRLARRSFRGKERLFLAEGPQAVREAAAHRVGGEPALVDLFATVDAAERYADIVGEARDAGARVHLADDDVIADISTTVTPQGLVGICRFLDTPFEKIVEARPKLVAVLAHVRDPGNAGTVLRCADAAGADAVVLTDASVDLYNPKCVRASVGSLFHLPVAVGVPVEQAVRDLRDAGVRILAADGAGEDDLDDELDQGTMGGPTAWVFGNEAWGLPEETRALADAVVRVPIHGRAESLNLATAAAVCLYASARAQRADRARP; via the coding sequence ATGTCCAGCGGCCCCGAGCTGATCTCTCCCCGCTCGCAGCGCGTCTCCGCCGCCCGGCGGCTCGCCAGGCGGAGCTTCCGGGGCAAGGAGCGGCTGTTCCTCGCCGAGGGGCCCCAGGCCGTGCGGGAGGCCGCCGCCCACCGGGTCGGCGGCGAGCCCGCGCTCGTCGACCTGTTCGCCACGGTCGACGCCGCCGAGCGGTACGCCGACATCGTGGGGGAGGCCCGGGACGCCGGAGCCCGCGTGCACCTCGCCGACGACGACGTGATCGCCGACATCTCGACGACCGTCACCCCGCAGGGACTCGTCGGGATCTGCCGGTTCCTGGACACCCCCTTCGAGAAGATCGTCGAGGCACGGCCCAAGCTGGTCGCCGTACTGGCACATGTGCGGGACCCCGGGAACGCGGGCACCGTCCTGCGCTGCGCCGACGCGGCCGGCGCCGACGCCGTCGTCCTCACCGACGCCTCCGTCGACCTCTACAACCCCAAGTGCGTACGGGCGTCGGTCGGCTCGCTCTTCCATCTGCCCGTCGCGGTCGGCGTGCCCGTGGAGCAGGCCGTGCGGGATCTCAGGGACGCCGGCGTACGCATCCTGGCCGCCGACGGCGCGGGCGAGGACGACCTGGACGACGAACTCGACCAGGGCACCATGGGCGGGCCGACCGCCTGGGTGTTCGGCAACGAGGCGTGGGGGCTCCCGGAGGAGACACGTGCGCTGGCGGACGCCGTCGTGCGCGTACCGATCCACGGCAGGGCCGAGAGCCTGAACCTCGCGACGGCCGCCGCCGTATGTCTCTACGCGTCGGCTCGCGCGCAGCGTGCCGACCGCGCTCGTCCCTGA
- a CDS encoding sensor histidine kinase: MSVGTSGAQSALRAHDVRSAPAPRHADPAELGIDPDDLPDGLVIADERGRVICFNAAAARITATPATEALGHHLERALPLEDLEGRRWWQLTDPYGGLAIRVGQPERNLLLPGGREVLVTARYVRARPLGPVRRVVVSLRDTEGRRRTERSHAELIATVAHELRSPLTSVKGFTATLLAKWERFTDDQKKLMLETVDADANRVTRLIAELLDISRIDSGRLEVRRQPVDIGAAVGRHIQAYVASGQSADRFLLRIGQPLPDLWADPDKVDQVLSNLLENAVRHGEGTVTIDVEPAPSPREGEEVCTSVTVSDEGPGIPEESMNRVFTRFWRGSKRGGTGLGLYIVKGIVEAHGGTITVGRAPEGGAEFRFTLPVGTPAYLQ; the protein is encoded by the coding sequence ATGAGTGTCGGCACGAGCGGTGCGCAGAGCGCGCTGCGGGCACACGATGTGCGGAGCGCTCCCGCGCCCAGGCACGCCGATCCCGCGGAACTCGGCATCGACCCCGACGACCTCCCCGACGGACTCGTGATCGCCGACGAACGCGGCCGGGTGATCTGTTTCAACGCCGCGGCCGCCCGGATCACGGCCACCCCCGCCACCGAGGCCCTCGGCCACCACCTGGAGCGGGCCCTGCCGCTGGAAGACCTCGAAGGCCGCCGCTGGTGGCAGCTGACCGACCCGTACGGCGGCCTCGCGATCCGCGTCGGGCAGCCCGAGCGCAACCTGCTGCTCCCTGGCGGCCGGGAGGTCCTGGTCACGGCACGGTACGTGCGGGCGCGGCCCCTCGGCCCGGTCCGCCGGGTCGTCGTCTCGCTCCGCGACACCGAGGGCCGCCGCCGCACCGAGCGCAGCCACGCCGAGCTGATCGCCACGGTCGCCCACGAACTGCGCTCGCCGCTCACCTCCGTCAAGGGCTTCACGGCCACGCTGCTCGCCAAGTGGGAACGGTTCACCGACGACCAGAAGAAGCTGATGCTGGAGACGGTCGACGCGGACGCCAACCGGGTCACCCGCCTCATCGCCGAGCTCCTCGACATCTCCCGCATCGACTCCGGGCGGCTCGAAGTACGCCGTCAGCCCGTCGACATAGGCGCCGCCGTCGGCCGCCACATCCAGGCGTACGTGGCCTCCGGCCAGTCCGCCGACCGCTTCCTGCTGCGTATCGGGCAGCCGCTGCCCGACCTGTGGGCCGACCCCGACAAGGTCGACCAGGTGCTCAGCAACCTGCTGGAAAATGCGGTGCGGCACGGCGAGGGAACCGTCACCATCGACGTAGAGCCCGCGCCGTCCCCCCGTGAAGGGGAGGAGGTCTGCACGTCGGTCACGGTGAGCGACGAGGGCCCCGGCATCCCGGAGGAGTCCATGAACCGCGTCTTCACCCGCTTCTGGCGGGGCAGCAAGCGCGGTGGCACCGGCCTCGGGCTGTACATCGTCAAGGGCATCGTCGAAGCCCACGGCGGCACCATCACCGTCGGCCGCGCCCCCGAGGGCGGCGCGGAGTTCCGATTTACGCTGCCCGTGGGCACCCCGGCGTATCTGCAGTAA
- the pheS gene encoding phenylalanine--tRNA ligase subunit alpha, translated as MSAPNKSYDPVEVEALKPEEIERMRDEALAAFAAAGDLDTLQEAKVAHTGGASPLALANREIGALPPHAKAAAGKLVGQARGAVNKALAARQVELEAERDARVLVEEAVDVTLPHDRVPAGARHPLTTMMERVADVFVSMGYEIAEGPEVEAEWFNFDALNFTPDHPARQMQDTFFVQGSKGAEGSKGTDGESGVVLRTHTSPVQARAMLDREPPVYIVCPGRVYRTDELDATHTPVFHQIELLAIDEGLTMADLKGTLDHMVRSLFGADMKTRLRPNYFPFTEPSAEMDMLCYVCKGESVGNPDRPCRTCSSEGWIELGGCGMVNPRVLVACGVDPEKYSGFAFGFGIERMLMFRHNVEDMRDMVEGDVRFTRPFGMEI; from the coding sequence ATGTCGGCACCGAACAAGTCGTACGACCCTGTTGAGGTCGAGGCACTGAAACCGGAAGAGATCGAGCGCATGCGGGACGAGGCGCTCGCCGCCTTCGCCGCCGCCGGTGACCTCGACACGCTCCAGGAGGCCAAGGTCGCCCACACCGGTGGCGCCTCGCCGCTGGCCCTCGCCAACCGCGAGATCGGCGCCCTGCCCCCGCACGCCAAGGCCGCCGCCGGCAAGCTCGTCGGCCAGGCCCGCGGCGCGGTGAACAAGGCACTCGCCGCCCGCCAGGTCGAACTGGAGGCCGAGCGGGACGCCAGGGTGCTGGTCGAGGAGGCCGTGGACGTCACGCTGCCCCACGACCGCGTACCGGCCGGTGCCCGGCACCCGCTGACCACCATGATGGAGCGGGTCGCGGACGTCTTCGTGTCCATGGGATACGAGATCGCCGAGGGCCCCGAGGTCGAGGCGGAGTGGTTCAACTTCGACGCCCTCAACTTCACCCCGGACCACCCGGCCCGGCAGATGCAGGACACCTTCTTCGTGCAGGGCTCGAAGGGCGCCGAGGGCTCCAAGGGCACGGACGGCGAGTCCGGTGTCGTGCTGCGCACCCACACCTCGCCGGTGCAGGCCCGCGCCATGCTGGACCGCGAGCCGCCCGTCTACATCGTGTGCCCCGGCCGCGTGTACCGCACGGACGAGCTGGACGCCACGCACACCCCGGTCTTCCACCAGATCGAGCTGCTGGCCATCGACGAGGGCCTGACCATGGCCGACCTGAAGGGCACCCTGGACCACATGGTCCGGTCCCTCTTCGGCGCCGACATGAAGACCCGGCTGCGCCCGAACTACTTCCCCTTCACCGAGCCGTCCGCCGAGATGGACATGCTCTGCTACGTCTGCAAGGGCGAGTCCGTCGGCAACCCCGACCGGCCCTGCCGCACCTGCTCCAGCGAGGGCTGGATCGAGCTGGGCGGCTGCGGCATGGTCAACCCGCGGGTGCTCGTCGCCTGCGGTGTGGACCCCGAGAAGTACAGCGGATTCGCCTTCGGGTTCGGCATCGAGCGGATGCTGATGTTCCGCCACAACGTCGAAGACATGCGAGACATGGTCGAGGGTGACGTCCGGTTCACCCGGCCGTTCGGGATGGAGATCTGA
- the pheT gene encoding phenylalanine--tRNA ligase subunit beta, whose amino-acid sequence MRVPLSWLREYVDLPATETGRDVQAKLVSAGLEVERVERLGADLKGPLVVGKVLTIEELEGFKKPIRFCTVDVGGANGTGEPQEIVCGARNFAVGDKVVVVLPGAVLPGDFAIAARKTYGKTSHGMICSGDELGMGDDGSGGIIVLPPEYEVGTDAIELLDLVDEVLDIAVTPDRGYALSMRGVARETATAYGLDLRDPALLDVPGPNAFGHPVQVADPQGCDRFTARTVTGLSPEARSPIWLQRRLQKAGMRPISLAVDITNYVMLELGQPLHAYDRSRIQGAIGVRRAEQGEKLTTLDGAKRTLDAGDLVITDDRGPIGLAGVMGGADTEIDDTEGTTTEVVVEAAHFDPISIARTARRHKLASEASKRFERGVDPEAASAAAQRTVDLLVLLAGGTADAGVTEVIAPSAPHTISIPANHPDKVAGVDYGRETVVRRLQQVGCDVYGQDELIVTVPSWRPDLTDPNDLAEEVIRLEGYENLPSTLPRPPAGLGLTDRQRLHRRVGRALAGAGYVEALNYPFIGTEVLDQLGLDDDDPRRTVVTLVNPLSDEEPAMRTTLLPGLLGALRRNDGRGSHDLALFETGLVFRPTGEEGTAGRLPVDRRPTDEEIAGIDAALPRQPRRAAVVLAGAREQAGWWGKGRPADWADAVEAARTVAREAGVELTVRGDRHAPWHPGRCAALYVSVNGEETLVGHAGELHPRVVKALHLPERSCAMEIELDLLEQAGTGVLVAPRISAFPVATQDVALVVDRDVPAADVEAALREGAGELLESVRLFDVYEGEQLGEGRKSLAYALRFRAGDRTLTVDEASAARDAAVALAGSRTGAVLRS is encoded by the coding sequence ATGCGGGTCCCGCTTTCCTGGCTGCGGGAGTACGTCGACCTCCCCGCCACCGAGACCGGCCGCGACGTGCAGGCCAAGCTCGTGTCCGCCGGCCTTGAGGTCGAGAGGGTCGAGCGGCTCGGCGCCGACCTCAAGGGCCCGCTCGTCGTCGGCAAGGTGCTGACCATCGAGGAGCTGGAGGGCTTCAAGAAACCCATCCGCTTCTGCACCGTCGACGTCGGCGGCGCCAACGGCACGGGCGAACCGCAGGAGATCGTCTGCGGCGCCCGCAACTTCGCCGTCGGCGACAAGGTCGTCGTGGTCCTGCCCGGCGCCGTCCTGCCCGGCGACTTCGCGATCGCCGCGCGCAAGACCTACGGCAAGACCTCGCACGGCATGATCTGCTCCGGCGACGAGCTGGGCATGGGCGACGACGGCAGCGGCGGCATCATCGTCCTGCCGCCCGAGTACGAGGTCGGCACGGACGCGATCGAGCTGCTCGACCTCGTCGACGAGGTCCTCGACATCGCCGTCACGCCCGACCGCGGCTACGCCCTGTCGATGCGCGGCGTCGCCCGCGAGACCGCCACCGCCTACGGCCTCGACCTGCGCGACCCGGCACTGCTCGACGTGCCGGGCCCGAACGCCTTCGGGCACCCGGTCCAGGTCGCCGACCCGCAGGGCTGCGACCGCTTCACCGCGCGGACCGTCACCGGTCTGTCGCCCGAGGCCCGCTCCCCGATCTGGCTGCAGCGCCGCCTCCAGAAGGCGGGCATGCGCCCGATCTCGCTGGCCGTCGACATCACCAACTACGTGATGCTGGAGCTCGGCCAGCCCCTGCACGCGTACGACCGCTCCCGGATCCAGGGTGCGATCGGCGTGCGCCGGGCCGAGCAGGGCGAGAAGCTCACCACCCTCGACGGCGCCAAGCGCACGCTGGACGCCGGGGACCTGGTGATCACCGACGACCGCGGGCCCATCGGCCTCGCCGGCGTCATGGGCGGTGCCGACACCGAGATCGACGACACCGAGGGCACCACCACCGAGGTCGTCGTCGAGGCCGCGCACTTCGACCCGATCTCCATCGCGCGCACGGCCCGCAGGCACAAGCTGGCCTCCGAGGCGTCCAAGCGCTTCGAGCGGGGCGTCGACCCGGAGGCCGCGTCCGCCGCCGCCCAGCGCACGGTCGACCTGTTGGTCCTCCTCGCCGGCGGTACCGCCGACGCCGGGGTCACCGAGGTCATCGCACCGTCCGCGCCGCACACCATCTCCATCCCGGCGAACCACCCGGACAAGGTCGCGGGCGTCGACTACGGCCGCGAGACCGTCGTACGCCGCCTCCAGCAGGTCGGCTGCGACGTCTACGGGCAGGACGAGCTGATCGTCACCGTGCCGTCCTGGCGGCCCGACCTGACGGACCCTAACGACCTGGCCGAAGAGGTCATCCGGCTTGAGGGCTACGAGAACCTGCCCTCGACGCTGCCCAGGCCCCCCGCGGGCCTGGGCCTGACCGACCGGCAGCGGCTGCACCGCCGGGTAGGCCGCGCGCTGGCCGGCGCCGGGTACGTGGAGGCGCTGAACTACCCGTTCATCGGGACCGAGGTGCTCGACCAGCTCGGCCTGGACGACGACGACCCGCGCCGCACCGTGGTGACGCTGGTCAACCCGCTCTCCGACGAAGAGCCCGCGATGCGTACGACGCTGCTGCCGGGGCTCCTCGGCGCGCTGCGGCGCAACGACGGCCGGGGCTCGCACGACCTGGCGCTCTTCGAGACCGGTCTGGTCTTCCGGCCGACCGGCGAGGAGGGGACGGCCGGGCGGTTGCCCGTCGACCGCCGCCCCACCGACGAGGAGATCGCCGGGATCGACGCCGCGCTGCCGCGGCAGCCGCGCCGTGCCGCCGTCGTCCTCGCGGGCGCCCGTGAGCAGGCCGGCTGGTGGGGCAAGGGCCGTCCGGCGGACTGGGCGGACGCCGTCGAGGCCGCGCGAACCGTCGCCCGCGAGGCCGGGGTCGAACTGACCGTGCGCGGCGACCGGCACGCTCCCTGGCACCCGGGCCGCTGCGCAGCGCTGTACGTGAGCGTGAACGGCGAGGAGACGCTCGTCGGCCACGCCGGTGAGCTGCACCCGCGGGTCGTCAAGGCGCTGCATCTGCCGGAGCGCAGCTGCGCCATGGAGATCGAGCTCGATCTCCTGGAGCAGGCGGGCACCGGGGTGCTTGTCGCGCCGCGCATCTCGGCCTTCCCGGTCGCGACGCAGGATGTCGCGCTGGTCGTCGACCGGGACGTCCCGGCCGCCGACGTCGAGGCCGCGCTGCGTGAGGGTGCGGGTGAACTCCTTGAGTCCGTCCGGCTGTTCGACGTGTACGAGGGGGAGCAGCTCGGTGAGGGGCGGAAGTCGCTCGCTTACGCGTTGCGCTTCCGCGCGGGTGATCGGACGCTGACCGTGGACGAGGCATCGGCCGCGCGGGATGCGGCGGTTGCCCTCGCGGGCTCGCGTACGGGGGCTGTTCTGCGGAGTTAG
- a CDS encoding PP2C family protein-serine/threonine phosphatase yields MIRIKAGVPRRAGPRGNHLTLGRARARARRRLGRAEARRLDRGRQRLRRLLALGLPTAWGAVAITYKLACPLAQQNGLGARIVTCAVFFAVGTGLMLHVRRGLLRELRQIRRVAGAAQGVLLRPLPPSVEGLNIAAAQVSADRGASVGGDLYEVIGTEHGVRVVMGDVRGHGLAAIGTVAAVLGSFREAVHDEPELPGVLRKLERAMGRHLRERAKAEHPSSGLAPDSPVAEEFVTVLLLDIGRDGEVRALNCGHPWPYLLRPDGGPTDVRGRVEHLGPGDPLPPLGAFPLPAELPVVHCGRLLPGEALFLYTDGVEDARDGAGRFFPLRTALTEATRTHPTSPQAVLGTVFTRLFAHADGLPTDDVAVLVLGNGRTQVPTSQREQVATPL; encoded by the coding sequence ATGATCCGTATCAAGGCTGGGGTGCCCCGTCGGGCGGGGCCCCGGGGGAACCACCTGACACTCGGTCGCGCCAGGGCTCGCGCCCGCCGCCGGCTCGGCCGCGCCGAGGCCCGGCGCCTCGACCGGGGCCGGCAGCGGCTGCGTCGCCTGCTCGCGCTGGGGCTGCCCACCGCCTGGGGCGCGGTGGCGATCACGTACAAGCTGGCGTGCCCGCTCGCCCAGCAGAACGGGCTCGGCGCGCGGATCGTCACCTGCGCCGTGTTCTTCGCCGTCGGCACGGGACTGATGCTGCACGTCAGACGAGGCCTGCTGCGGGAGTTGCGGCAGATCCGCAGAGTGGCGGGGGCCGCTCAGGGCGTCCTCCTGCGCCCGCTGCCGCCGAGCGTCGAGGGGCTGAACATCGCCGCCGCCCAGGTGTCCGCGGACCGTGGGGCCAGCGTCGGGGGAGACCTGTACGAGGTGATCGGCACGGAACACGGTGTCCGGGTCGTGATGGGCGACGTCCGCGGGCACGGGCTGGCCGCCATCGGGACCGTCGCCGCCGTACTGGGAAGTTTCCGCGAGGCCGTCCACGACGAACCCGAACTCCCGGGCGTGCTGAGGAAACTGGAGCGCGCCATGGGCCGGCACCTCAGGGAGCGCGCGAAGGCCGAGCACCCCTCGTCCGGGCTCGCCCCCGACAGCCCGGTCGCCGAGGAGTTCGTGACCGTGCTGCTTCTGGACATCGGCCGCGACGGCGAGGTGCGCGCCCTGAACTGCGGTCACCCATGGCCGTATCTGCTGCGCCCCGACGGCGGGCCGACCGATGTACGAGGACGCGTGGAGCACCTCGGCCCCGGCGATCCGCTGCCTCCCCTCGGAGCGTTCCCCCTCCCCGCCGAACTGCCGGTCGTCCACTGCGGACGACTGCTGCCCGGCGAGGCGCTGTTCCTCTACACGGACGGCGTCGAGGACGCCCGCGACGGCGCAGGCCGGTTCTTCCCGCTGCGCACCGCGCTCACCGAGGCCACCCGCACCCACCCCACCTCGCCACAGGCGGTACTGGGCACGGTCTTCACCCGACTGTTCGCCCACGCGGACGGCCTCCCGACCGACGACGTGGCCGTCCTGGTCCTGGGGAACGGCAGGACACAGGTCCCGACGTCACAGCGCGAGCAAGTGGCAACACCCCTTTAG
- a CDS encoding transcriptional regulator — translation MQPNTLLDAILDEAGVSHAGLAAHVNQAGRVRGLALRYEHTAVARWLKGQRPRGQVPDLICEVLAARLQRPVTLDDIGLGVPGEPATPHGTTLSGFVERATALWRSDEQQRPHILGAPAVTGTPAVMPVWEWENPPEDVDVSRGGRHRVRMSDIEMLRAARAHYEQMYRKAGGVATRTRIVGFLNSETAPLLRGSYTDATGRQLHRATGGLVAIAGICAYDSDAHGLAQRYFHQALRLAKASGDRGLGAYVIALLVNQALFMREHRQAVAFAEAALRAAGRHITPALASDLSAMQAKAYAHLGDGSSALSCIRRAEQAADRIRRGYEPDETGYVQPGLVNVQVAEALLSLGDLSAAREHAAAAVDNPAHDRGRVHRLAMLSQIELRQGNADRAVVTAVEMAERARGMESQRLRDRLRAVREHLVASGCAGTSEAAELIDGALRVPL, via the coding sequence ATGCAGCCCAACACTCTGCTCGACGCGATCCTCGACGAGGCCGGAGTCTCACACGCGGGACTCGCGGCCCATGTGAACCAGGCAGGACGGGTGCGCGGCCTCGCACTCCGCTACGAACACACCGCCGTGGCACGGTGGTTGAAGGGTCAGCGGCCCCGCGGCCAGGTGCCCGACCTGATCTGCGAGGTCCTCGCCGCCCGGCTCCAACGGCCCGTCACGCTCGACGACATCGGCCTCGGAGTGCCCGGCGAACCGGCCACCCCGCACGGCACGACCCTCTCCGGCTTCGTCGAGCGGGCCACCGCGCTGTGGCGCTCCGACGAACAGCAGCGCCCGCACATACTGGGCGCCCCCGCCGTCACCGGCACGCCCGCCGTGATGCCCGTGTGGGAGTGGGAGAACCCGCCGGAGGACGTGGACGTCTCGCGCGGCGGACGGCACCGCGTGCGCATGTCCGACATCGAGATGCTGCGCGCCGCCCGCGCCCACTACGAGCAGATGTACCGCAAGGCGGGTGGCGTCGCGACCCGTACCCGCATCGTCGGGTTCCTCAACTCCGAGACCGCGCCGCTGCTGCGGGGCAGCTACACCGACGCCACCGGCCGGCAGCTCCACCGTGCCACCGGCGGCCTGGTGGCGATCGCCGGCATCTGCGCGTACGACTCCGACGCGCACGGGCTCGCCCAGCGCTACTTCCACCAGGCGCTCAGGCTCGCGAAGGCCAGCGGGGACAGGGGACTCGGCGCCTATGTGATCGCGCTCCTCGTCAACCAGGCGCTGTTCATGCGTGAGCACCGGCAGGCCGTGGCCTTCGCCGAGGCCGCGCTGCGCGCAGCGGGACGGCACATCACCCCGGCGCTCGCGTCGGACCTCTCCGCGATGCAGGCCAAGGCGTACGCACACCTCGGTGACGGCAGCAGCGCGCTGTCCTGCATCCGGCGTGCCGAGCAGGCCGCAGACCGCATCCGGCGTGGCTACGAGCCGGACGAGACGGGCTATGTCCAGCCGGGCCTGGTCAACGTGCAGGTGGCGGAGGCGCTGTTGAGCCTCGGCGACCTGAGTGCCGCGCGGGAGCACGCCGCGGCCGCCGTGGACAACCCGGCGCACGACCGGGGCAGAGTGCACCGGCTCGCCATGCTCAGCCAGATCGAGTTGCGCCAGGGGAACGCCGACAGAGCGGTGGTCACCGCCGTCGAGATGGCGGAACGGGCACGGGGGATGGAGTCCCAGCGCCTGCGCGACAGACTGCGGGCGGTACGCGAACACCTGGTGGCCAGCGGGTGCGCGGGCACCTCCGAGGCCGCCGAACTCATCGACGGAGCACTGCGCGTGCCGCTCTAG
- a CDS encoding NUDIX hydrolase — protein sequence MQWTKQNEQIVYANRWFSVNLADVELPDGRHLDHFLIRLRPVAVATVVNEANEVLLLWRHRFITDSWGWELPAGVVEDGEDIAVAAARELEEETGWRPGPLRHLMSVEPSNGLTDARHHIYWADEGAYIGHPVDDFESDRREWVPLKLAPDMVARGEVPAANMAAALLLLHHLRLGQDAVP from the coding sequence GTGCAGTGGACGAAACAGAACGAACAAATCGTGTACGCAAATCGCTGGTTCAGCGTCAATCTCGCAGATGTCGAACTGCCGGACGGCCGACATCTCGATCACTTCTTAATCCGGCTGCGGCCCGTCGCCGTGGCCACTGTCGTGAACGAGGCGAACGAGGTGCTTCTGCTGTGGCGGCACCGCTTCATCACCGACAGCTGGGGATGGGAGCTTCCCGCGGGCGTCGTCGAGGACGGAGAGGACATCGCCGTCGCGGCGGCCCGCGAACTGGAGGAGGAGACCGGGTGGCGACCGGGACCTCTGCGCCATCTGATGAGCGTCGAGCCCTCGAACGGGCTCACCGACGCCCGGCACCACATCTACTGGGCCGACGAAGGCGCGTACATCGGGCATCCTGTGGACGACTTCGAGTCGGACCGCCGGGAATGGGTTCCTCTCAAGCTTGCTCCCGACATGGTCGCCCGCGGTGAGGTTCCGGCCGCCAACATGGCAGCCGCGCTGCTCCTGCTGCACCATCTGAGGCTCGGGCAGGACGCCGTGCCCTGA